TGAATCGATCCCGGTCCGCATCGCCGCGATGCAGACCCTCGGCGTGCCCTACGACCAATACCAGGGCGCCGATCGCGACCGTTCGGTGGACGACGCCAAGCAGCAGGCTCAGCAGATTGCGGCTGAGTACGTGCAGCAGACCGGCCAGCCCTACCGCACGCCAGACGGAGACCAAGTCGACCTGGCCGACAAGCGGGTTGTGGCGCTGATCGCCTACCTGCAGCGGCTGGGGACCGACCTATTCGCGGCTCCGGATGCGCCCTCTAGCGGGGGCGCCGAGCCGCAGCCCGTCGAGGAGGTGGCCAACCAGCCGACCGCGGCGCCGTCCACCGCAATGTCCGAACCACGCACCACGGAGGCCACCCGATGATCCTTGCCGCATCACCCGCACTGCTCAGCGTAACCTCCGTGATCGGGATGCTGATCTTCCTGACCGTGTTCCTGGGCGTCGTGTTCTGGGTCGCGACCCGCAGCCGCCGCCAGGTCAACGACTGGTCGCGGCTCCCCCTCGACGACAAGTAGCCCTCTCCGCACACAACGATTTCTGATTACGAGCAGACATGTCCTACCAACCCAATGACGACTCGGAGACCGACAAACTCTCCGGGCACATGTACGACGGCATCCAGGAGTACGACAACCCAACACCCGGCTGGTGGAACTGGTTGTTCGTCGCGTCGATCGCCTTCGCGCCGTTCTACCTGCTGGTGTTCCATTCGCCGTACCAAGAAAACACCCTCGCCGCGCAGTACGATCGCGCCTACGCCGACAACCTGCGTCTGCAGTTCGGCGAGATCGGCACCCTGGAGCCGGACGCCGACACCATCATCCAGTACATGGACGACCCCAAGTGGATCGCCGTCGGGCAGATCACGTTCAAGACGCACTGCGTCACCTGCCACGGCAAGGAGGGTGAGGGCATCTCCGGACCCAACCTGACGGACAACTCCTACCTGCACGTGAAGCAGATCGAGGACATCGCGAAGGTGGTGCAGGAGGGTGCCAAGGCGGGCGCCATGCCGGCCTGGGGCAACCGGCTGCACCCCAATGAGGTTGTGCTGGTGGCGTCCTACGTGGCGTCGCTCCGTGGGACGAACACCGCAGGCGGTAAAGCGCCTGAAGGGAACGAGATTCCTCCCTGGCCCAAGCAGTAGTCCGCCACCGGAGACAGTGTTCCGCCCGCTGGCCAACTTCCTCACCGCACGATGACCAATCAGCTGCCCGTTTTGGAACCCGAAGACCGCGTGCTGTCGACGCTAGAGAGCGACGGCAGCCGTCGCTGGCTGTACCCGCGTCTGGCGAAGGGGCGGTTCTGGGCGTGGCGGCGCGTCGTCGCGTACGCGCTCATCGCGCTGTACGCGTTGCTGCCGTTCATAGCGATCGGCGGCAAGCCCGCCATCCTGCTCGACCTGCCCAACCGGGAGTTCACCTTCTTCGGGTTCACGTTCCTCCCGACCGACACGGTGTTGCTGGCGGTGTTCGTGGTCATGCTGTTCCTGGGGATCTTCTTCGTCACGGCGATAGCCGGCCGGGTCTGGTGCGGGTGGGCCTGTCCGCAGACGGTCTACTTGGAGTTCGTCTTCCGCCCGATCGAACGCTTCTTCTCCGGCCGGGCGGGCAAGGGCGGCGCGCCAGACAGGAAGGTTGCTGGCCCCTGGCGGGCGCTGATGTACCTGGCGTACTTCCTGGTTTGCCTGCACCTGGCGAACGTCTTCCTGGCGTACTTTGTCGGCGCCGAGCAGCTCCACCGCTGGATCTGGAGCAGCTCGCCGTGGAAGCACCCTGGGCCGTTCGCACTAGTCGCGTTCATCACCGCGCTGATGATGTTCGACTTCTGCTACTGGCGCGAGCAGCTCTGCATCATCGGCTGCCCCTACGGGCGTTTCCAGTCGGTGATGCTGGACCGCTCGTCGGCCATCATCGGGTACGACGAGCGTCGCGGCGAGCCGCGCGGCCGGGGACGCGACCGCGCAGCGGCGGGCCTGGGCGACTGTGTCGACTGCAGCATGTGCGTGGCGGTGTGCCCCACCGGGATCGACATCCGCGACGGCCTGCAGCTGGAGTGTGTTGGCTGCGCGCAGTGCATCGACGCCTGCGACGCCGTGATGCAGAAGGTGGGGCTGCCGCAGGGGCTGATCCGCTACAGCTCCCAGTCGGCGCTCGCCGGCCGGCCCATCAGGGTGCTCCGCCCGCGGGTGGTGGCTTACGCGGCGATCATCTTCCTGCTGGCGGGCGCCTTCGTGACGATGATCGCCACCAAGAGCCCGTTCGACGTCGACACGCTCCGCAACGTCGGCCGGCCCTACCGCACCACCGAGTCGGGGCTCAACGAGAACACCTTCCGTCTGATACTCGAGAACCGCACCCACGATCCCCACACCTACAGCATCGCGGTGGAGGACCCTGCTTCCGTAGAGATCGCGGGCGGCCCCCTGCGGCTGAGCCTCGAGCCGCGGGAACGAATCACCGAGCCGCTCCGGTTGTTAACCTCACCCTCGGCGTTTCGGCGTGGGGAACTGGCGGTCACGATCCTAGTCACCGATGACGGCGGCAACCGACAGACCCATAGGATGCGTCTGATTGGCGATGTGGCGCCGCCAACGGCCGCCGACGAAGGAGAATCACCTTGAGTCCTACCACCGAACCCACGCTCTGGCAGCGCATCTGCTGGCCCGTCATTGTCTGCGCACTCTTGGGCGGACACATGTTCCTGATGCTGATCGCGCTGACATTCGCGCTGGCGGCGCCGCCGGAGCCGGTCGGCCCGATGACGCGCGAAGCCGGGCACGGCGACGCGGCAGAGATACAACTCCCTGCTTCGACCGGGCCAGCGCCAGGTCAACCGACCGCCAACTGAGCCCGCTATCTACCGAGACTTCCATGATCACGCTCGCCGCCGCCGTTCTGTTCGCCAGCCTGCTGGGGTCGCTCCACTGCGCCGGCATGTGCGGGCCGTTTGTCGCCTTCGCAGTCAACGACCCCGCTGGCGCGCCGCAGACCCGATTGCAACTGGCCTACCACCTCGGCCGGCTGACCACCTACATGCTGCTGGGCGCCGCCGCGGGGGCGGCGGGCGCCCTGGTCGACCTGACCTCGACGCTGGCCGGCCTTCAGCCGCTCGCGATGGCCGCGGCGGGCGGCCTGATGATGGTGTTCGGAGGGCTGGAGCTGGCCCGCGTCGCGGGGCTGAGGATGGGGCATGCGCGGCCACCGCAAGCGATGGTCAGGGCCGTGCAGGCCGGGCAACGTGTCGCGTTCACGATGCCCCCGGTCCGGCGGGCGTTGACGATCGGGCTGCTCACCACGCTCCTGCCGTGCGGTTGGCTGTACGCGTTCGCGATCACCGCGGCGGGCACGGGGCGGCCCCTCGCCGGGGCGGCGGTCATGGCGGTGTTCTGGGCCGGCACGCTGCCCGTTCTGATCACGTTGGGCATGGGCGTTCAAGCGGCGATGGGGGCGCTCGGAAAGCGGATGCCGGCGGTTTGTGCGATCGCGCTGATTGGGGTCGGCATGTACACGCTCGCCGGCCGCGCCGGGCTCGACCCGGCCACGCTGGCCAACGCAGCGGCGCCCGCCGGCGCCAACCAAACGCTTGCCCCGAACCCCCATGAGCTTCCCCCTTGCTGCCGTCCAGCGGTGACTCCAGAGGAGCTGCCATGAACGCCACCGCCGATCCTGCTGAACCAGCTGAGCCGCCCGCAAAGACATCGGTCGCTTGCGATCACTGCGGCCTACCGGTCCCGAAGGGGCTGATCGAACCG
Above is a window of Posidoniimonas corsicana DNA encoding:
- a CDS encoding cbb3-type cytochrome c oxidase subunit 3, with translation MILAASPALLSVTSVIGMLIFLTVFLGVVFWVATRSRRQVNDWSRLPLDDK
- a CDS encoding cbb3-type cytochrome c oxidase N-terminal domain-containing protein — encoded protein: MSYQPNDDSETDKLSGHMYDGIQEYDNPTPGWWNWLFVASIAFAPFYLLVFHSPYQENTLAAQYDRAYADNLRLQFGEIGTLEPDADTIIQYMDDPKWIAVGQITFKTHCVTCHGKEGEGISGPNLTDNSYLHVKQIEDIAKVVQEGAKAGAMPAWGNRLHPNEVVLVASYVASLRGTNTAGGKAPEGNEIPPWPKQ
- the ccoG gene encoding cytochrome c oxidase accessory protein CcoG yields the protein MTNQLPVLEPEDRVLSTLESDGSRRWLYPRLAKGRFWAWRRVVAYALIALYALLPFIAIGGKPAILLDLPNREFTFFGFTFLPTDTVLLAVFVVMLFLGIFFVTAIAGRVWCGWACPQTVYLEFVFRPIERFFSGRAGKGGAPDRKVAGPWRALMYLAYFLVCLHLANVFLAYFVGAEQLHRWIWSSSPWKHPGPFALVAFITALMMFDFCYWREQLCIIGCPYGRFQSVMLDRSSAIIGYDERRGEPRGRGRDRAAAGLGDCVDCSMCVAVCPTGIDIRDGLQLECVGCAQCIDACDAVMQKVGLPQGLIRYSSQSALAGRPIRVLRPRVVAYAAIIFLLAGAFVTMIATKSPFDVDTLRNVGRPYRTTESGLNENTFRLILENRTHDPHTYSIAVEDPASVEIAGGPLRLSLEPRERITEPLRLLTSPSAFRRGELAVTILVTDDGGNRQTHRMRLIGDVAPPTAADEGESP
- a CDS encoding sulfite exporter TauE/SafE family protein, coding for MITLAAAVLFASLLGSLHCAGMCGPFVAFAVNDPAGAPQTRLQLAYHLGRLTTYMLLGAAAGAAGALVDLTSTLAGLQPLAMAAAGGLMMVFGGLELARVAGLRMGHARPPQAMVRAVQAGQRVAFTMPPVRRALTIGLLTTLLPCGWLYAFAITAAGTGRPLAGAAVMAVFWAGTLPVLITLGMGVQAAMGALGKRMPAVCAIALIGVGMYTLAGRAGLDPATLANAAAPAGANQTLAPNPHELPPCCRPAVTPEELP